The following proteins are encoded in a genomic region of Primulina huaijiensis isolate GDHJ02 chromosome 3, ASM1229523v2, whole genome shotgun sequence:
- the LOC140972582 gene encoding zinc finger CCCH domain-containing protein 54 has protein sequence MNGKEDQYSAPFLASKESSGLGSIHDNFHDLLDEALYESDDFRMYGYKVTRCPSRCRHNWMSCPFVHFGEKARRRDPRLYNYVGILCPDYKDEGMCLRGDSCVFAHGAFEQWLHPDKYRTRMCNARAFCTRRVCFFAHSVQELRQETSYPWY, from the coding sequence ATGAATGGAAAAGAGGACCAATACAGTGCACCTTTTTTAGCGTCGAAAGAGTCGAGTGGCCTCGGGTCGATCCATGACAACTTCCATGATCTGTTAGATGAGGCTCTCTACGAGTCCGATGACTTTCGGATGTATGGGTACAAGGTCACAAGGTGCCCTAGTAGGTGTAGACATAACTGGATGTCGTGCCCATTCGTGCATTTTGGGGAGAAGGCACGTCGTCGTGACCCACGATTATACAACTACGTTGGCATCCTGTGTCCCGACTACAAGGACGAGGGGATGTGTCTGAGAGGCGATTCTTGTGTTTTCGCGCATGGTGCTTTCGAGCAATGGCTCCATCCTGATAAGTATCGTACTCGTATGTGCAATGCGCGTGCTTTTTGTACTAGGAGGGTGTGCTTCTTTGCACACTCAGTGCAAGAACTCCGGCAAGAAACTAGTTACCCGTGGTACTAG